One Huiozyma naganishii CBS 8797 chromosome 4, complete genome genomic region harbors:
- the PMC1 gene encoding calcium-transporting ATPase PMC1 (similar to Saccharomyces cerevisiae PMC1 (YGL006W); ancestral locus Anc_4.117), whose product MEHEEHNDHELTEGAGAFKLDTDQLAELHNPKSLLAFKKVFKNKEENLFKYLKTDLETGIKVPLNETEGTQNHRSTDRYRKYGDNRIPERLPKSFGKLIWEAFNDKTMLLLTAAAIVSFALGMYEYFYTPVEYDPEGNPIKKVDWIEGIAIMMAVVVVVFVGALNDYQKELQFTKLNKKKQNRQVIVIRNGHEVLISIHHILVGDIISLQTGDVIPADSILVRGECEADESSITGESDTIKKHDLKSCLEIFDKMTSTNAASQYGGTPLDIGYANSDGDKVPDCMLISGSKLLSGLGKAVVTSVGTNSIYGRTMMSLKVETDSTPLQERLSQLADSISVYGCVAAIILFSVLFIRFLLYVLLPNGRFHDLPRAEKGTKFMNIFITSVTVIVVAVPEGLPLAVTLALAFATTRMTKDGNLVRVLRACETMGSATAVCSDKTGTLTENIMSVVKGVFGSSRFDDSSDSDREVDTSSHEIFHKDAEFVSTELRDDVFANLILNSTAFENKDYRANSTDSPFNAEPQLDDVDSASGDDDDNSILMERVSKGREEPYIGSKTETALLNMARKSMDLKWGELQSLRDHPEENFNVAEIAQLIPFESSRKWSGVVVKYKDTGLYRLFAKGAAEMIFNECQSKRNSQVDESSGKYSEKLDDALRKTVNDEIQKLANNALRAISVAHRDFPGLKSWPPEQFVDENPEQAKPESLLSESLPSDAEGESGLVLDGFVGIMDPLRPDVRNSVLQCQDAGVTVRMVTGDNILTARAIAKNCNILSPKTFENPKHAMEGPKFRKLSHDERVNILPDLRVLARSSPEDKRLLVETLKGMGEVVAVTGDGTNDAPALKLADVGFSMGISGTEVAREASDIILMTDDFSAIVNAIKWGRCVSISIKKFIQFQLIVNCTAVTLTFVSSVASDDETSVLTAVQLLWVNLIMDTLAALALATDKPDPNIMTRKPRGRATPLITPSTWKMILGQALLQLIVTFTLHFHGQAIFFPGETEISGHQQQQLNAMTFNTFVWLQFFTLLVSRKLDECDGISYWKDRISQANLNFFQDLFRNYYFLVIMGIIGAFQTLIMFYGGTPFSIAPQTKQMWVTAVGCGLLSLPVGVLIRICPDEWAIRIFPAKLFLKLKYVVGLEFLRSTHKQDDDEEALLDNASSGSSAYF is encoded by the coding sequence ATGGAACACGAGGAGCATAACGACCATGAACTCACAGAGGGTGCAGGTGCGTTCAAATTGGACACTGACCAGCTGGCCGAACTGCATAACCCGAAATCACTACTGGCATTCAAAAAAGTGTTCAAGAATAAAGAGGAGAACctgttcaagtacttgaagacCGATCTGGAGACTGGTATCAAAGTACCACTAAACGAGACTGAGGGGACACAGAACCATCGGTCAACGGATCGGTACAGGAAATACGGGGATAACAGGATCCCAGAGAGACTACCAAAGAGTTTTGGGAAATTAATATGGGAAGCCTTTAACGACAAAACGATGCTGTTGCTAACGGCTGCTGCTATCGTTTCGTTTGCCCTCGGGATGTACGAATATTTCTATACGCCCGTGGAGTATGACCCTGAGGGCAACCcaatcaagaaagtggatTGGATCGAAGGTATCGCTATTATGATggctgttgttgtcgttgtcTTCGTGGGTGCCTTGAACGACTACCAGAAGGAGTTGCAATTCACCAAattaaataaaaaaaagcaaaacaGGCAGGTTATAGTCATCCGAAATGGGCACGAGGTTCTAATATCCATCCACCACATCCTTGTCGGAGACATTATCTCCCTGCAGACAGGTGACGTAATACCAGCGGACTCCATCCTCGTACGAGGTGAATGTGAAGCGGACGAATCCTCAATCACGGGGGAATCCGATACCATCAAGAAGCACGACTTGAAATCATGCTTGGAGATTTTCGACAAGATGACCAGCACCAACGCTGCCTCCCAGTATGGTGGAACACCATTAGATATCGGGTATGCCAATTCTGACGGCGACAAAGTCCCCGACTGCATGCTAATTTCGGGGTCCAAATTGCTTTCCGGTCTTGGGAAAGCCGTGGTAACGTCTGTCGGCACAAACTCCATTTATGGCAGGACCATGATGTCGCTTAAAGTGGAAACAGATTCGACACCTTTACAAGAACGGTTAAGTCAGCTAGCAGACAGCATATCTGTCTACGGTTGTGTTGCCGCAATCATACTGTTTTCTGTCCTCTTTATCAGATTCCTACTTTACGTGCTCCTTCCTAACGGGCGTTTCCACGACTTGCCTCGAGCTGAAAAGGGTACCAAATTTATGAATATCTTCATCACATCGGTTACCGTGATTGTTGTCGCTGTTCCTGAAGGTTTGCCCTTGGCGGTAACTTTGGCGTTAGCCTTTGCAACCACAAGGATGACCAAGGACGGTAATCTGGTTAGAGTCCTAAGGGCGTGTGAAACTATGGGTTCCGCGACTGCTGTGTGCTCGGACAAAACGGGGACATTAACGGAAAACATAATGTCTGTAGTTAAGGGGGTTTTCGGTTCCAGCAGATTCGATGATAGTTCAGACAGCGATAGAGAGGTCGACACGTCATCTCATGAGATTTTCCACAAAGATGCAGAATTTGTTTCCACAGAATTGAGGGATGACGTCTTTGCAAACCTGATTTTGAACTCTACCGCCTTTGAAAATAAGGACTACCGTGCTAACTCTACGGATTCGCCATTCAATGCAGAACCGCAATTAGATGACGTTGATTCTGCATCTGGagacgatgatgataaTTCAATCCTGATGGAGAGGGTTTCGAAGGGGAGGGAAGAACCGTATATTGGGTCCAAGACTGAAACTGCGCTATTAAATATGGCGAGAAAATCAATGGATCTGAAATGGGGGGAGCTCCAAAGTTTGCGTGACCACccagaagaaaattttaaCGTTGCGGAGATTGCTCAACTTATTCCTTTCGAAAGTTCTAGGAAATGGTCTGGGGTTGTAGTGAAATACAAGGACACTGGGTTGTATCGACTCTTTGCAAAAGGTGCTGCGGAGATGATCTTCAATGAATGCCAGAGTAAAAGAAACTCTCAAGTCGACGAATCTTCCGGAAAATACAGTGAGAAACTAGACGATGCCTTGAGAAAGACCGTTAACGAcgaaattcaaaaactcgCAAACAATGCTTTAAGAGCTATCTCCGTAGCACATAGAGACTTTCCTGGGTTAAAATCCTGGCCGCCGGAGCAGTTTGTGGACGAGAATCCGGAACAAGCTAAACCTGAATCGCTTCTTTCTGAAAGCTTACCTTCAGATGCGGAAGGAGAATCGGGTCTGGTGCTGGATGGGTTTGTTGGTATCATGGATCCCTTACGCCCAGATGTGAGGAattctgttcttcaatGTCAGGATGCTGGTGTAACGGTAAGAATGGTAACAGGTGATAACATTCTGACCGCCAGAGCTATTGCCAAAAACTGTAACATACTATCTCcaaaaacttttgaaaacCCGAAACACGCGATGGAGGGCCCTAAATTCCGCAAACTTTCCCACGATGAGCGTGTTAACATTCTACCGGATTTAAGAGTACTTGCGAGATCATCACCGGAGGATAAGAGGCTTTTGGTGGAAACCTTAAAAGGTATGGGAGAGGTCGTTGCTGTGACCGGTGATGGTACGAACGATGCGCCCGCCTTAAAACTGGCGGATGTTGGGTTTTCCATGGGGATTTCGGGCACCGAAGTTGCAAGGGAGGCCTCTGATATTATTTTGATGACTGATGATTTCTCCGCTATTGTAAACGCTATTAAATGGGGTAGATGTGTTTCAATTTCCATCAAGAAGTTTATCCAGTTCCAGTTGATCGTTAACTGCACCGCTGTTACGCTAACGTTTGTTTCCTCCGTTGCCTCTGATGATGAGACCTCTGTGTTGACTGCAGTTCAACTATTGTGGGTTAATTTGATTATGGATACTCTAGCGGCTTTGGCCTTGGCCACTGATAAGCCTGATCCAAATATCATGACGAGAAAGCCAAGAGGCCGTGCGACTCCGCTGATAACACCTTCGACATGGAAGATGATATTGGGACAGGCTTTACTGCAGTTGATTGTAACATTTACTCTACACTTTCATGGACAggctatttttttcccagGTGAAACAGAAATTTCAGGccaccaacagcagcaattAAATGCGATGACCTTCAATACCTTTGTCTGGCTTCAGTTTTTTACCTTACTGGTGTCTAGAAAATTGGATGAATGTGACGGTATCTCTTACTGGAAAGACAGAATCAGCCAAGCTAATTTAAACTTTTTCCAGGACTTGTTCAGGAACTATTACTTTTTGGTTATTATGGGCATTATCGGCGCATTCCAAACCTTGATAATGTTTTATGGTGGTACTCCCTTTTCCATCGCCCCACAAACTAAACAAATGTGGGTCACCGCGGTAGGGTGCGGGTTGCTTTCACTCCCTGTTGGTGTGTTGATTAGGATATGTCCAGATGAGTGGGCAATCAGGATATTCCCTGCCAAGTTATTCCTAAAACTAAAATACGTCGTAGGTCTTGAGTTTTTGAGATCAACTCATAAAcaagacgatgacgaggaagCATTGTTAGATAATGCGAGTTCAGGTTCCAGCGCATATTTCTAA
- the PMA1 gene encoding H(+)-exporting P2-type ATPase PMA1 (similar to Saccharomyces cerevisiae PMA1 (YGL008C); ancestral locus Anc_4.115): MSDVEEKPPKSFVESSDESDDDDIDALIEELQSNNGLDEDSSSEEEEHVAAGEARNVPEELLQTDPSYGLSSDEVAKRRKKYGLNQMNEENESLVVKFLMFFIGPIQFVMEAAAILAAGLSDWVDFGVICGLLMLNASVGFIQEFQAGSIVDELKKTLANTAVVIRDGELIEVAANEIVPGDILQMEDGTIIPADGRLVTEDCFIQIDQSAITGESLAVDKRYGDQAFSSSTVKRGEGFMVVTATGDNTFVGRAAALVNKASSGQGHFTEVLNGIGIVLLVMVIVTLLLVWTACFYRTDGIVRILRYTLGITIIGVPVGLPAVVTTTMAVGAAYLAKKQAIVQKLSAIESLAGVEILCSDKTGTLTKNKLSLHEPYTVEGVSADDLMLTACLAASRKKKGLDAIDKAFLKALAQYPVAKGALTKYKVLEFHPFDPVSKKVTAVVESPEGERIICVKGAPLFVLKTVEEDHPIPEDVHENYENKVAELASRGFRSLGVARKRGEGHWEILGVMPCMDPPRDDTAETVSEARNLGLRVKMLTGDAVGIAKETCRQLGLGSNIYNAERLGLGGGGDMPGSELADFVENADGFAEVFPQHKYKVVEILQNRGYLVAMTGDGVNDAPSLKKADTGIAVEGATDAARSAADIVFLAPGLSAIIDALKTSRQIFHRMYSYVVYRIALSLHLEIFLGLWIAILNQSLNIDLIVFIAIFADVATLTIAYDNAPFSQKPVKWNLARLWGMSIILGIILAIGSWIALTTMFLPKGGIVQNFGSIDGIMFLEISLTENWLIFITRAVGPFWSSIPSWQLTGAVFAVDIIATMFTLFGWWSQNWTDIVTVVRVYIWSIGVFCVMGGFYYEMSTSDAFDRLMNGKSLRKHDKPTRSLEDFMAAMTRVSTQHEKEN; encoded by the coding sequence ATGTCTgacgttgaagaaaaaccacCTAAGTCATTCGTTGAATCCTCCGATGAGtccgacgacgacgacatcGACGCTTTAATTGAGGAGCTTCAATCCAACAATGGTTTGGACGAAGATTCCTCctctgaagaagaagagcacGTCGCCGCCGGTGAGGCCAGAAACGTTCCAGAGGAATTGTTGCAAACTGACCCATCTTACGGTCTATCTTCCGATGAAGTCgccaagagaagaaagaagtaCGGTTTGAACCAAATGAACGAGGAAAACGAATCCTTGGTCGTTAAgttcttgatgttcttcATTGGTCCAATTCAATTCGTCATGGAAGCCGCCGCTATTCTAGCTGCCGGTTTGTCTGACTGGGTCGATTTCGGTGTTATCTGTGGTTTGCTAATGTTGAACGCTTCTGTTGGTTTCATCCAAGAATTCCAAGCCGGTTCCATCGTCgatgaattgaagaagacttTGGCCAACACCGCCGTCGTTATCAGAGACGGTGAATTGATTGAAGTTGCTGCTAACGAAATTGTTCCAGGTGACATCTTGCAAATGGAAGATGGTACCATCATCCCAGCTGACGGTCGTTTGGTTACTGAAGACTGTTTCATCCAAATCGATCAATCTGCGATCACTGGTGAATCTCTAGCTGTCGACAAACGTTACGGTGACCAAgctttctcctcctccactGTTAAGAGAGGTGAAGGTTTCATGGTCGTTACTGCTACTGGTGACAACACTTTCGTTGGTAGAGCTGCTGCTTTGGTCAACAAGGCTTCCAGTGGTCAAGGTCATTTCACTGAAGTCTTGAACGGTATCGGTATTGTGCTATTGGTTATGGTTATTGTtactttgttgttggtcTGGACCGCTTGTTTCTACAGAACTGACGGTATTGTTAGAATCTTGAGATACACTCTAGGTATTACCATTATCGGTGTTCCAGTTGGTCTACCAGCTGTCGTTACCACTACCATGGCTGTCGGTGCTGCTTACTTGGCTAAGAAGCAAGCCATTGTCCAAAAGTTGTCTGCTATTGAGTCTCTAGCCGGTGTCGAAATCTTGTGTTCCGACAAGACCGGTACTttgaccaagaacaagttgtCTCTACACGAACCATACACTGTTGAAGGTGTCTCTGCTGACGACCTGATGTTGACTGCTTGTTTGGCTGCCTccagaaagaagaagggtCTAGACGCTATCGACAAGGCTTTCTTGAAGGCTTTGGCTCAATATCCAGTTGCTAAGGGTGCTTTGACCAAGTACAAGGTCTTGGAATTCCACCCATTCGACCCTGTCTCCAAGAAGGttactgctgttgttgaatcCCCAGAAGGTGAAAGAATCATTTGTGTCAAGGGTGCCCCATTGTTCGTCTTGAAGACTGTCGAAGAGGACCACCCAATTCCAGAAGATGTCCACGAAAATTACGAAAACAAGGTTGCTGAATTGGCCTCCAGAGGTTTCAGATCTCTTGGTGTTGCCAGAAAGAGAGGTGAAGGTCACTGGGAAATCTTGGGTGTCATGCCATGTATGGACCCTCCAAGAGACGACACTGCCGAAACTGTTAGTGAAGCTAGAAACTTGGGTCTAAGAGTCAAGATGTTAACTGGTGATGCTGTCGGTATTGCTAAGGAAACTTGTAGACAATTGGGTTTGGGTAGTAACATTTACAACGCTGAAAGACTAGGTCtaggtggtggtggtgacatGCCAGGTTCCGAATTGGCCGATTTCGTTGAAAACGCCGATGGTTTCGCTGAAGTTTTCCCTCAACACAAGTACAAGGTTGTTGAGATTCTACAAAACAGAGGTTACTTGGTTGCTATGACTGGTGACGGTGTTAACGATGCTCCATCTCTAAAGAAGGCTGACACTGgtattgctgttgaaggTGCTACTGATGCTGCTAGATCTGCTGCTGATATTGTTTTCTTGGCTCCTGGTTTGTCCGCTATTATCGATGCTTTGAAGACCTCCAGACAAATTTTCCACAGAATGTACTCTTACGTCGTCTACCGTATCGCTTTGTCTCtacatttggaaattttcCTGGGTCTATGGATTGCTATTTTGAACCAGTCTTTGAACATTGACTTGATTGTTTTCATTGCTATTTTCGCTGATGTTGCTACTTTGACCATTGCTTACGACAACGCTCCATTCTCCCAAAAGCCTGTTAAGTGGAACTTGGCAAGACTATGGGGTATGTCCATCATCCTAGGTATTATTTTGGCTATCGGTTCTTGGATTGCTTTGACCACCATGTTCTTGCCAAAGGGTGGTATTGTCCAAAACTTCGGTTCGATTGACGGTATTATGTTCTTGGAAATTTCCTTGACTGAAAACTGGTTGATTTTCATTACCAGAGCCGTTGGTCCATTCTGGTCTTCCATTCCATCGTGGCAATTAACTGGTGCCGTCTTCGCTGTCGACATCATCGCCACTATGTTCACTCTATTCGGCTGGTGGTCTCAAAACTGGACCGACATTGTTACTGTCGTCCGTGTCTACATCTGGTCCATTGGTGTCTTCTGTGTCATGGGTGGTTTCTACTACGAAATGTCTACCTCTGATGCTTTCGACAGATTGATGAACGGTAAGTCGCTCAGAAAGCACGACAAGCCAACGAGATCTTTGGAAGATTTCATGGCTGCCATGACCAGAGTTTCCACTCAGCacgaaaaagaaaactaA
- the RPN14 gene encoding Rpn14p (similar to Saccharomyces cerevisiae RPN14 (YGL004C); ancestral locus Anc_4.119) has protein sequence MVREIPVYHIQHDFTDCIKDVQEGKLEEDSFYINKDLTLDKIKEYRVNIRSQDDSEYDAGQGNTFQKVTPDRYRAILDGDLCSFQACSSDYSAETEDTEWTAVDAIDTPTSQYVLGDSNGNIHLYYELFNPLYKIEEAHFGDITSVKFFPSGKLILSASTDMRMKIWSLEDRFNPRTFVGHQGPITDTAIIDRGRNVLSSSKDGKLKLWECGSGKAVATMFRKENPNDAINSMSLLVDNSPGREQNNGPLEFGTLGKRALAGHSSGVVTMHDIFSKDEQLQLPNEFMCACNAVAASEGKQNSIYAGYQDGTVAEWDLRFPAKSVSSISFNKGTPINTLCATDRFLYISSEPDTSIKLDISGENGSSTSQEPATFLVSNDNKVSQFIQAPRKDSVVSVGNRGFIAAYKVYYNS, from the coding sequence ATGGTGAGAGAAATACCAGTATATCATATCCAACATGACTTTACAGACTGCATCAAAGATGTGCAAGAGGGCAAACTAGAGGAAGATAGCTTCTACATCAATAAAGACCTAACGCTAGATAAAATCAAAGAGTACAGGGTTAACATACGTTCACAAGACGACTCCGAATACGATGCAGGACAAGGAAATACCTTCCAAAAAGTTACTCCAGACAGATACAGAGCAATATTGGATGGAGATTTGTGTTCTTTTCAAGCGTGCAGTAGTGATTATTCTGCTGAAACCGAGGACACAGAGTGGACTGCTGTTGATGCCATTGACACGCCAACATCTCAGTATGTACTTGGTGACTCTAACGGAAACATACATCTGTATTATGAGCTGTTTAACCCTTTATATAAGATCGAGGAAGCGCATTTCGGTGATATTACATCAGTCAAGTTCTTCCCCAGTGGCAAGCTCATCCTGTCGGCATCAACAGATATGCGAATGAAGATATGGTCCCTGGAAGACAGGTTTAATCCAAGAACATTTGTAGGACACCAAGGTCCTATTACTGATACGGCGATTATTGATAGAGGCAGAAATGTTTTATCTAGTTCTAAAGATGGGAAGCTAAAGCTATGGGAATGCGGCTCTGGGAAGGCAGTTGCCACTATGttcagaaaagaaaacccAAATGACGCTATCAATTCAATGTCGTTATTAGTTGATAACAGTCCAGGTCgggaacaaaataatgGGCCATTGGAATTTGGAACCCTCGGAAAACGGGCTCTGGCGGGGCACTCTTCTGGAGTTGTTACCATGCACGATATCTTCAGCAAGGATGAGCAATTACAACTGCCAAACGAATTCATGTGTGCATGTAATGCTGTTGCTGCATCAGAAGGGAAGCAGAATAGTATATATGCTGGCTACCAGGATGGGACTGTTGCAGAATGGGATTTAAGGTTCCCCGCAAAAAGCGTGTCAAGCATTTCATTCAATAAGGGCACCCCAATTAATACATTATGCGCCACAGACCGGTTCCTGTATATTTCTTCCGAACCTGATACAAGTATAAAGCTTGATATATCGGGAGAAAATGGATCTTCCACAAGTCAGGAACCAGCTACGTTCTTGGTTTCAAATGACAATAAAGTGTCGCAATTCATTCAGGCGCCCCGAAAGGATAGTGTTGTTTCCGTAGGTAACCGTGGTTTCATTGCTGCATACAAGGTTTATTATAATTCGTGA
- the COG7 gene encoding Golgi transport complex subunit COG7 (similar to Saccharomyces cerevisiae COG7 (YGL005C); ancestral locus Anc_4.118) — MSHNKDTESNIKRQDELLDMFFDENFVPQAFVDILLSSTKSDDFGQLRTMSTSLLARLDFYTKSLTSRLENTIWNLEKLSETLPGTWINTSGKEESRSKENTLNSLVGAKSNSPAESYGVSKLEYYLDTLGSSVKALKTDLSKIENDLDQMNEISHEGEAVLGKLRALGLVKARLDNVLHVFMRLKSILIISEGNPVEASIKDALPNVSSRDFELSLQTLAEAITQSLKESLEKEKNDQLNRELLTKIDNFSELEPVFKGLQPFYDLYSEFANTIERNAQSYLRQKDIVGEFGI, encoded by the coding sequence ATGTCACACAACAAAGATACCGAGTCGAATATAAAACGGCAAGATGAGCTGCTGGACAtgttttttgatgaaaactTTGTGCCTCAAGCATTTGTAGACATACTGTTGTCTAGCACCAAGTCAGATGACTTCGGGCAATTGCGTACCATGTCGACATCGTTGTTAGCACGCTTGGACTTTTACACTAAAAGCTTAACTTCTAGGCTAGAAAATACTATATGGAATTTAGAGAAACTATCCGAAACGCTTCCGGGGACCTGGATCAACACTTCAGGTAAGGAGGAATCAAGATCCAAAGAAAatactttgaacagtttagTAGGCGCAAAATCGAACTCACCGGCAGAATCGTATGGTGTTTCGAAACTAGAATACTATCTAGACACACTAGGTAGCTCAGTAAAAGCGTTGAAAACTGATTTGTCCAAAATTGAGAATGATTTGGATCAAATGAATGAGATATCACACGAAGGCGAGGCTGTATTAGGGAAGTTACGTGCGCTGGGGTTAGTAAAGGCAAGATTGGACAATGTTCTACATGTTTTCATGCGGCTGAAAAGTATTCTTATCATCTCGGAAGGTAACCCTGTAGAGGCCAGTATCAAGGATGCTCTTCCAAACGTTTCTTCAAGGGACTTCGAACTTTCTCTACAAACACTAGCGGAAGCAATAACGCAGTCGCTGAAAGAATCTTtagagaaggagaagaatGATCAATTGAATAGAGAACTTTTGACGAAAATCGATAACTTTTCTGAACTGGAGCCGGTGTTTAAAGGGCTACAACCGTTTTACGACCTCTATTCAGAGTTTGCGAATACAATCGAACGTAACGCTCAAAGTTATCTCCGCCAAAAGGATATAGTTGGCGAGTTTGGGATATAG
- the KNAG0D03450 gene encoding Zn(II)2Cys6 transcription factor (ancestral locus Anc_4.121), with the protein MLICSGTYTNIKEKMKIYNYYCRAVLPFGSRDQQNTELEYGIRKVMGSRTKKITRVRTIKSCKYCYTHKLKCDKGTPCSRCLSMEMANECTYGFNRTNGATRSAAPLSKVAKGGEKMWNVIDESALYKSKYFYPFFTSSINDRILSAEAYGKIALSENFVRNEITNFDRLDTCRLSSEEIFNLFPSGKSVARAQVESFFENIHPVIPIISKQKLLLKLDNLYKYLESDKQVSVLDVLLLAAIFFCSAYANVASGIIPDLLLCNKYYAAYKSLLDVTGFPMRPNIEPLQAFVLVNFVTDPNMVEATGYSPMLVRVGQQLGLHELSKPSFKKNKESADLILLWHYLLFIEGSSSVVSGFAFSTTPEVFRMVPLPDEETIRDDNFPIEFTLGRFTINVLFREIMDLTSREAVSEAEHKLVVKHIEEKYIEINRLVGEIHEAGLCYDEYFTSTLRIFLYRLHLRYFALDTLRNQKNKVLVRTNGELEPVETKNITWILETTQNVREEVLPLSLLLLLYTLKRLVQKDMSNFMWYTKGSTVMQYLFVVLRDLYQNPRKVYSLWHFPNLFRSTIDHDISDIINTGPLFYKYMLIEELLKLLEFKLAPLWTKNDLYKFVLVKTVKEKVWATHSEFIASLTAERRQLIKCKLFSSGTENLKNSKSISFEDCLVQWNSEPQSFDPGKILVEWLEEFR; encoded by the coding sequence ATGTTAATTTGTAGTGGAACATATACGAatataaaggaaaaaatgaaaatttACAATTATTATTGTAGAGCTGTGTTACCTTTTGGATCAAGAGACCAACAGAATACAGAACTAGAGTATGGCATTCGTAAGGTAATGGGTTCTCGGACTAAAAAGATCACGAGAGTGAGAACCATTAAATCATGTAAATACTGCTACACACACAAATTGAAATGCGATAAAGGTACGCCGTGTTCCAGGTGCCTCTCGATGGAAATGGCTAACGAATGCACTTATGGATTCAATCGAACTAATGGTGCTACTCGGAGTGCTGCGCCACTAAGTAAGGTTGCAAAGGGAGGTGAGAAAATGTGGAACGTTATTGATGAAAGCGCTCTTTATAAATCAAAGTACTTTTATCCATTTTTTACTAGCTCTATAAATGACAGAATTTTGAGTGCGGAAGCATACGGTAAGATCGCGCTTTCGGAAAATTTTGTCAGGAATGAGATTACAAACTTTGATAGACTTGATACATGCAGATTATCCAGTGAAGAaattttcaacttgtttCCGTCTGGTAAGTCGGTCGCAAGAGCCCAAGTTGAAAgcttttttgaaaatattcacCCCGTAATACCTATAATTAGCAAACAAAAGTTGTTACTGAAATTGGACAATCTTTACAAATATTTGGAGTCTGACAAACAGGTAAGCGTATTGGATGTCTTGCTTCTTGCGGCcatcttcttttgctcAGCATACGCTAATGTGGCATCAGGCATTATACCCGATTTATTACTTTGCAATAAGTACTATGCTGCCTATAAAAGCCTTTTAGATGTGACCGGTTTCCCAATGCGACCTAATATCGAACCGCTACAGGCATTTGTGTTGGTGAATTTTGTCACTGACCCCAATATGGTCGAAGCTACCGGTTATTCGCCAATGCTTGTTAGAGTAGGACAACAATTGGGATTACATGAATTGTCAAAGCCCTCCTTTAAGAAGAATAAGGAATCAGCAGACCTTATCCTTCTATGGCACTATTTGTTGTTCATAGAAGGATCGTCATCCGTTGTTTCTGGCTTTGCTTTCAGTACAACCCCAGAGGTGTTTCGGATGGTTCCGCTCCCGGACGAGGAGACGATTAGAGATGATAACTTTCCTATTGAATTTACCTTGGGGAGATTTACAATAAACGTACTGTTTAGAGAAATCATGGATCTAACATCGAGGGAAGCTGTGTCTGAAGCAGAACATAAACTAGTCGTGAAACATATAGAGGAAAAGTACATCGAGATTAATCGGCTTGTGGGAGAAATACACGAAGCTGGATTGTGTTACGATGAGTACTTTACCAGCACATTGCGAATCTTTTTGTACCGGCTGCATCTAAGATACTTTGCTTTGGATACACTAAggaatcaaaaaaataaagtaCTCGTTAGAACTAATGGGGAATTGGAACCCGTCGagacaaaaaatataacaTGGATTCTTGAGACTACCCAAAACGTTAGGGAAGAAGTGTTGCCATTAtcgttgttgctgttgctttACACACTAAAAAGGCTTGTACAGAAGGATATGAGCAATTTCATGTGGTATACCAAGGGATCTACTGTCATGCAATATCTTTTTGTCGTGCTGAGGGATTTATATCAAAACCCCAGAAAGGTGTATTCTTTATGGCATTTCCCTAATTTATTCCGGTCGACGATAGATCACGATATCTCAGATATAATCAATACTGGACCGCTTTTCTACAAATACATGTTGATTGAGGAATTACTGAAGTTGCTTGAGTTTAAATTGGCACCACTTTGGACCAAGAATGACTTGTATAAATTTGTTCTTGTGAAGACGGTCAAGGAAAAGGTATGGGCAACACATAGCGAATTCATAGCATCATTAACTGCAGAGAGAAGACAGTTAATTAAATGTAAATTGTTTTCGTCAGGGActgaaaacttgaaaaatAGTAAGAGCATTAGTTTTGAGGACTGTCTGGTCCAGTGGAATAGCGAACCCCAGTCGTTTGATCCTGGGAAAATCCTCGTAGAGTGGCTAGAGGAATTCCGTTGA